One Methylobacterium sp. AMS5 genomic region harbors:
- the cbiB gene encoding adenosylcobinamide-phosphate synthase CbiB: MSWIALTHPPDTLGILALALLIEAVAGYPDRLYRALGHPVTWIGGLIAALERGLNRGAPRTRRLGGLLALTVLLATVAAVTLGLTALAALTGHGFGLMVLAILAASLPAQRSLFVHVRRVSAALRTEGLAGGRTAVSMIVGRNPESLDEAAVCRAAIESLAENFSDGIVAPAFWIGAGGLTGGALYKAINTADSMVGHRTPRYEAFGWASARLDDLVNLPASRLTALLLIAAAALSRDVSATGAWRAIRRDAGRHRSPNAGWPEAAMAGALGLRLAGPRIYGDTRVEDAWMGDGRAEANPDDIVRALKLYRTACALQFTLVAAGTGLWLTFGR, translated from the coding sequence ATGTCCTGGATCGCCCTGACCCATCCGCCCGATACCCTCGGCATCCTGGCCCTCGCCCTGCTGATCGAGGCCGTGGCGGGTTATCCGGACCGCCTCTACAGGGCGCTCGGCCATCCTGTCACCTGGATCGGCGGGCTGATCGCCGCGCTCGAACGCGGGCTCAACCGGGGCGCGCCGCGAACGCGCCGGCTCGGCGGCCTCCTGGCTCTCACCGTGCTGCTCGCCACGGTGGCCGCCGTCACCCTGGGGCTGACGGCGCTCGCCGCGCTCACGGGCCATGGGTTCGGCCTGATGGTCCTCGCGATTCTCGCCGCGAGCCTGCCGGCGCAGCGCAGCCTGTTCGTCCATGTCCGGCGTGTCTCCGCCGCCCTGCGGACGGAGGGGCTGGCCGGGGGGCGCACCGCCGTGTCGATGATCGTCGGCCGAAACCCTGAAAGCCTCGACGAGGCGGCCGTGTGCCGGGCCGCGATCGAGAGCCTCGCCGAGAACTTTTCCGACGGCATCGTCGCGCCGGCCTTCTGGATCGGCGCCGGCGGGCTCACGGGCGGCGCGCTCTACAAGGCGATCAACACCGCCGACAGCATGGTCGGCCACCGGACCCCCCGTTACGAGGCGTTCGGCTGGGCTTCCGCCCGTCTCGACGACCTCGTGAACCTGCCCGCTTCGCGGCTCACCGCCCTCCTGCTGATCGCGGCGGCGGCCCTGAGCCGGGATGTCTCCGCGACGGGTGCGTGGCGGGCAATCCGCCGCGACGCGGGCCGCCACCGCTCGCCCAATGCCGGCTGGCCCGAGGCGGCCATGGCCGGCGCATTGGGGTTACGGCTCGCGGGCCCACGCATCTACGGCGACACCCGTGTCGAGGATGCCTGGATGGGCGACGGGCGGGCCGAGGCCAACCCCGACGACATCGTGCGCGCGCTGAAGCTCTATCGGACGGCCTGCGCGCTGCAATTCACGCTGGTCGCGGCCGGGACCGGCCTCTGGCTCACCTTCGGCCGGTAG
- a CDS encoding CsbD family protein: protein MVDTDRIVGTAKDLGGRAQGVVGDALGSDRDSLEGRYREAEGRAQRIYGQAKDTVRDIADDVGGYAEDAYDRVSRNGGTYLRDGRERVETQVGENPFLALLIAGAVGYGLALLLHSRR, encoded by the coding sequence ATGGTTGATACGGATCGCATCGTCGGCACCGCGAAGGATCTCGGCGGGCGGGCGCAAGGCGTGGTGGGCGATGCGCTCGGCTCGGACCGGGATTCGCTGGAAGGCCGTTACCGGGAAGCCGAGGGCCGCGCGCAGCGCATCTACGGGCAGGCCAAGGACACCGTGCGCGACATCGCCGACGATGTCGGCGGCTATGCGGAGGACGCCTATGACCGCGTCAGCCGTAACGGCGGCACGTATCTGCGCGATGGGCGCGAGCGGGTCGAGACGCAGGTTGGGGAGAACCCGTTCCTTGCTCTCCTGATCGCCGGCGCGGTCGGCTACGGCCTCGCCCTGCTGCTGCATTCGCGCCGCTGA
- a CDS encoding malonyl-CoA decarboxylase, protein MAAISFLGDLIQTISDRGRDLIGLARSDLARTASAADLTRFCEDLISRRGEASGVALARLILDRYAAFPLEDRLAFLELIATEFGADHDAVDAAIAAYRADPTRARLGLLHVAAEPRSQELIRRLNLARGGTLALVRMREDLFTLRKRLKDREAAPETIDAAVSLDSDFEHLFASWFNRGFLVLRPIDWSTPADILEKIIRYEAVHEIADWDELRRRIQPTDRRCFAFFHPALLDEPLIFVEVALTNAIAPAIQPILADGREPVPARSATTAIFYSISNCQKGLAGVTFGNFLIKQVVEDLAREIPSLKTFVTLSPVPGFRTWLDRERGADAPQGLTREDVEALRLLDTEDWRSDKTKCEAVRRAMLPAAAAYFLRAKNEKGRPLDPVARFHLGNGARLERMNFLGDTSKKGLRQSYGLMVNYLYDLSAIEKNHETYVNLGTVATSSAVSRELRSNLPPPRAVVLAEAG, encoded by the coding sequence ATGGCGGCGATCTCGTTCCTCGGCGATCTCATCCAGACCATCAGCGACCGGGGCCGGGATCTCATCGGCTTGGCCCGCTCCGATCTGGCGCGGACGGCGAGCGCGGCCGACCTGACCCGATTCTGCGAAGACTTGATCTCCCGTCGCGGCGAAGCCTCGGGCGTCGCGCTCGCCCGCTTGATCCTCGATCGCTACGCCGCCTTTCCCCTTGAGGACCGGCTCGCCTTCCTCGAACTCATCGCCACCGAATTCGGCGCCGACCATGATGCGGTCGACGCGGCCATCGCCGCTTACCGTGCTGACCCGACGCGGGCCCGACTCGGTCTGTTGCACGTGGCGGCCGAGCCGCGCTCTCAGGAACTGATCCGGCGGCTCAATCTCGCCCGCGGTGGCACCCTGGCGCTGGTGCGGATGCGCGAGGATCTGTTCACGCTACGCAAGCGCCTGAAGGATCGGGAAGCCGCCCCGGAGACGATCGACGCGGCGGTGAGCCTCGATAGCGATTTCGAGCACCTGTTCGCCTCTTGGTTCAACCGGGGCTTCCTCGTTCTGCGCCCGATCGATTGGTCGACGCCGGCCGACATCCTCGAGAAGATCATCCGCTATGAGGCGGTCCACGAGATCGCCGATTGGGACGAGTTGCGCCGCCGCATCCAGCCGACGGACCGGCGCTGCTTCGCCTTCTTCCACCCGGCCCTGCTCGACGAGCCGCTGATTTTCGTCGAGGTGGCGCTCACCAACGCCATCGCCCCGGCGATCCAGCCGATCCTGGCCGACGGGCGCGAACCGGTGCCCGCGCGGAGCGCCACGACCGCGATCTTCTACTCGATCTCGAACTGCCAGAAGGGTTTGGCCGGCGTCACCTTCGGAAACTTCCTCATCAAGCAGGTGGTCGAGGATCTCGCCCGTGAGATTCCCTCGCTGAAGACCTTCGTCACCCTCTCGCCCGTGCCCGGCTTCCGCACTTGGCTCGACCGGGAGCGTGGCGCCGACGCGCCGCAAGGCCTGACGCGGGAGGATGTGGAGGCGCTGCGCCTGCTCGATACCGAAGATTGGCGCAGCGACAAGACGAAGTGCGAGGCGGTGCGGCGCGCCATGCTGCCCGCGGCGGCCGCCTATTTCCTGCGCGCCAAGAACGAGAAGGGCCGCCCGCTCGATCCGGTGGCCCGCTTCCATCTCGGCAACGGCGCGCGGCTGGAGCGGATGAATTTCCTCGGCGACACCTCGAAGAAGGGCCTGCGTCAGTCCTACGGGCTGATGGTGAACTACCTCTACGACCTGTCGGCGATCGAGAAGAACCACGAGACCTACGTCAATCTCGGCACCGTCGCGACCTCCTCGGCGGTCAGCCGCGAGCTGCGCTCCAACCTGCCGCCGCCGCGGGCGGTGGTGCTGGCGGAGGCGGGCTGA
- the cobD gene encoding threonine-phosphate decarboxylase CobD, with the protein MGGREVLTDGSRDGIAHGGDLDAARRLFPGAPEPWIDLSTGINPVPYPLPPLIASALYRLPSPADLARLKSAAVAAYGAPGPDHVVAAPGTQILIETLPRLLPPSRVAVVGPTYAEHAAAWTRSGHTVRMVTDAREVEGAEVVVAVSPNNPDGRVLSAEALARVAGGGLVVLDQAFADLEPVEAARPGPGLVILRSFGKTYGLAGLRLGFALTEPALARRIESALGPWAVSGPAIAAGCAALPDAAWRREAAAARAKDAGRLDRMIGRAGGRIVGGTALFRTADFPDGPGLFRALGEAGIYLRRFVEAPERLRFGLPPDKVAWCRLSRVLK; encoded by the coding sequence ATGGGCGGACGCGAGGTGCTGACGGACGGTTCGCGCGACGGGATTGCGCATGGCGGCGATCTCGACGCGGCCCGCCGGCTGTTTCCGGGGGCGCCCGAGCCGTGGATCGACCTTTCCACCGGTATCAACCCGGTGCCCTATCCGCTGCCGCCCCTCATAGCCAGTGCCCTTTACCGCCTGCCCTCCCCCGCCGACCTTGCCCGGCTCAAATCCGCGGCAGTGGCGGCCTACGGCGCGCCGGGTCCGGACCATGTCGTCGCCGCGCCCGGCACGCAGATCCTGATCGAGACCCTGCCGCGGCTCCTGCCGCCCTCCCGCGTCGCGGTGGTCGGCCCGACCTATGCCGAGCACGCCGCCGCCTGGACCCGCTCCGGCCATACGGTGCGGATGGTGACCGACGCGCGCGAGGTCGAGGGGGCTGAGGTCGTGGTGGCGGTCAGCCCCAACAATCCCGACGGGCGCGTGCTCTCGGCTGAGGCGCTGGCGCGCGTCGCCGGGGGAGGTCTCGTCGTGCTCGATCAGGCCTTCGCCGATCTGGAACCCGTGGAGGCCGCGCGGCCGGGGCCCGGCCTCGTGATCCTGCGCTCGTTCGGCAAGACCTACGGACTCGCGGGCCTCCGGCTCGGCTTCGCGCTCACCGAGCCGGCGCTGGCGCGGCGCATCGAATCCGCCCTCGGTCCGTGGGCGGTCTCGGGCCCCGCCATCGCCGCAGGCTGCGCGGCGCTGCCGGATGCCGCGTGGCGCCGCGAAGCCGCCGCCGCCCGGGCGAAAGACGCAGGCCGCCTCGACCGGATGATCGGGCGGGCCGGCGGACGAATCGTCGGCGGGACGGCCCTGTTCCGTACGGCGGATTTCCCGGACGGGCCCGGCCTGTTCCGGGCACTCGGCGAGGCCGGGATCTACCTGCGGCGCTTTGTCGAAGCGCCGGAGCGGCTGCGCTTCGGCCTGCCCCCGGACAAGGTGGCGTGGTGCCGCCTCTCGCGGGTGCTCAAGTAG
- a CDS encoding MFS transporter — protein sequence MSREAGGDRALSPTTRVGLTLIAGGAVANIYYNQPLLAVLVAEFGERAALLVPTASLVGYGLGILFLVPLGDALPRRDLIVWQLLGLAVALVVAALSPNLTVLATASLVIGVLACAAQQAVPFAAELAPDASRGRIVGGVMTGLLSGILLARTASGFVGAQFGWRAVFFAAAGLAVAMAGVAWRTLPRSAPKQRLRYRALMISLLHLVRSQPILRNASLSQALLFASFNAFWATLALLVEAPPFDLTAAGAGLFGVIGVAGALIAPYSGRYSDRRGARPVVIVGSALVAAAFAVLALAGEVSLLAIAAGVLLLDIGINGALIANQTRAYALAPGARGRVNTVLFTAVFIGGAAGAFLGSRAFLLAGWPGVCAVGGAFALAALAVSWLGGRSQPT from the coding sequence ATGAGCCGTGAAGCGGGCGGCGACCGCGCCTTATCCCCCACGACGCGCGTCGGGCTCACCCTGATTGCGGGTGGGGCCGTCGCCAACATCTACTACAATCAGCCTCTCCTCGCGGTCCTCGTTGCCGAGTTCGGCGAGCGGGCGGCCCTGCTCGTGCCTACGGCCAGCCTCGTCGGCTACGGCCTGGGCATCCTGTTCCTCGTGCCCCTCGGCGATGCCCTGCCGCGGCGTGACCTCATCGTGTGGCAGTTGCTGGGGCTGGCGGTCGCCCTGGTCGTCGCCGCGCTCAGCCCGAATCTCACCGTGCTCGCGACGGCCAGCCTCGTCATCGGCGTACTCGCCTGCGCCGCGCAGCAGGCGGTGCCCTTCGCCGCCGAGCTTGCGCCCGATGCGAGCCGGGGACGGATCGTCGGCGGCGTCATGACCGGCCTGCTCTCCGGCATCCTGCTCGCCCGCACCGCGAGCGGCTTCGTCGGCGCGCAGTTCGGCTGGCGCGCGGTGTTCTTCGCCGCAGCCGGCCTCGCTGTCGCCATGGCGGGGGTCGCGTGGCGCACGCTGCCGCGCAGCGCACCGAAGCAGCGCCTGCGTTATCGCGCGCTGATGATCTCGCTGCTGCATCTCGTGCGCAGCCAGCCGATCTTGCGCAACGCCAGCCTGTCCCAGGCCCTGCTGTTTGCCAGCTTCAACGCGTTCTGGGCGACGCTGGCCCTCCTCGTCGAGGCGCCGCCCTTCGATCTCACCGCGGCAGGCGCGGGCTTGTTCGGCGTCATCGGCGTCGCAGGCGCGCTGATCGCTCCCTATTCCGGCCGCTACAGCGACCGGCGCGGCGCCCGGCCGGTGGTGATCGTCGGCAGCGCCCTGGTCGCGGCGGCCTTCGCGGTGCTGGCGCTGGCCGGTGAGGTGTCGCTCCTCGCCATCGCGGCAGGCGTGCTGCTCCTCGACATCGGCATCAACGGCGCGCTGATCGCCAACCAGACCCGCGCCTACGCCCTCGCGCCGGGCGCCCGCGGGCGCGTCAACACCGTGCTGTTCACCGCCGTCTTCATCGGTGGGGCGGCCGGCGCCTTCCTCGGCTCGCGCGCCTTCCTCCTCGCGGGCTGGCCCGGCGTCTGCGCCGTCGGCGGCGCCTTCGCGCTCGCCGCGTTGGCCGTCTCTTGGCTGGGCGGCCGATCCCAGCCTACTTGA